From the genome of Acidobacteriota bacterium, one region includes:
- the larE gene encoding ATP-dependent sacrificial sulfur transferase LarE, translated as MENETIEAKEARLAAILRELGSVLVAFSGGVDSTFLAWAARRALGDRCFAALAVGASLPASEATEARTLAEGLGIGLETVHTREMEIEAFRHNTPERCYHCKKALLTELRRVARERGLAWVATGDNADDARDFRPGRKAAAEMGVRHPLAEAGLTKEEIRRLSAREGLSTAAKPAMACLATRVPYGVEITESLLARIGAGEAFLKSRGFSQYRVRHHGDLCRVEVAPSEVGRFADPGLRDETIRHLRALGYHYVTLDLQGYRAGSLNEALGEGDRLLG; from the coding sequence GTGGAGAACGAGACGATTGAGGCCAAGGAAGCGCGCCTGGCGGCGATCCTCCGGGAGCTGGGCTCCGTCCTCGTGGCCTTCAGCGGCGGGGTGGACAGCACCTTTCTCGCCTGGGCCGCCCGCCGGGCCCTGGGCGACCGGTGCTTCGCGGCGCTCGCGGTGGGGGCGTCCCTCCCCGCGTCCGAGGCGACCGAGGCCCGCACCCTGGCCGAGGGCCTGGGGATCGGGCTGGAGACGGTCCACACGCGGGAGATGGAGATCGAGGCCTTCCGGCACAACACGCCCGAGCGCTGCTATCACTGCAAGAAAGCCCTCCTGACGGAACTCCGCCGCGTCGCCCGCGAGCGGGGGCTGGCCTGGGTGGCGACGGGCGACAACGCCGACGACGCCCGGGACTTCCGCCCCGGGCGGAAAGCGGCGGCGGAAATGGGGGTGCGCCACCCCCTGGCCGAGGCGGGCCTGACCAAGGAGGAGATCCGCCGCCTCTCGGCGCGGGAGGGGCTCTCCACCGCCGCCAAGCCCGCCATGGCCTGCCTGGCCACCCGGGTCCCCTACGGCGTGGAGATCACCGAGTCCCTGCTGGCCCGGATCGGGGCGGGGGAAGCCTTCCTGAAGTCCCGGGGGTTCTCCCAGTACCGGGTGCGCCACCACGGGGACCTCTGCCGGGTGGAGGTCGCCCCGTCGGAGGTGGGGCGGTTCGCGGACCCCGGCCTGCGGGACGAGACGATCCGGCACCTGAGGGCCCTCGGGTACCACTACGTGACCCTCGACCTCCAGGGCTACCGGGCGGGCAGCCTGAACGAGGCCCTGGGGGAAGGGGATAGGCTGTTAGGCTGA